A portion of the Chthonomonadales bacterium genome contains these proteins:
- a CDS encoding hemerythrin domain-containing protein gives MSRPTDLLEREHHYIQKVVGVLALMADRLEAGAEADVTTLEGAADFLRGYADLAHHGKEEVLLFPLLIEKGVGPRGCPIGALNAEHVEGREKVAHLAEAVTAYAAGRPGAREPLIAVLRDLAEFYPSHIWKEDYLLFPMTNKLLEDTEQAVLMEAFRKADEALGDGTAARYEEMADRLALAVVAF, from the coding sequence AAAGGTGGTGGGCGTCCTTGCCCTGATGGCGGATCGCCTGGAAGCCGGCGCCGAGGCCGATGTGACCACACTGGAAGGGGCGGCCGACTTCCTCCGCGGGTACGCGGACCTGGCCCACCACGGCAAGGAGGAGGTCCTCCTCTTCCCGTTGCTGATCGAGAAGGGCGTCGGGCCGCGCGGCTGTCCCATCGGCGCGCTGAATGCCGAGCACGTGGAGGGACGGGAAAAGGTGGCACATCTAGCCGAGGCGGTGACGGCCTACGCTGCCGGGCGCCCGGGCGCACGCGAGCCGCTCATCGCCGTGCTGCGCGACCTGGCCGAGTTCTACCCGTCCCACATATGGAAGGAAGACTACCTCCTCTTCCCCATGACGAACAAGCTGCTCGAGGACACCGAGCAGGCCGTCTTGATGGAGGCGTTCCGCAAGGCGGACGAGGCCCTCGGCGACGGGACGGCCGCCCGCTACGAGGAGATGGCCGACCGGCTGGCCCTGGCGGTCGTCGCGTTCTGA